A genome region from Cydia pomonella isolate Wapato2018A chromosome 21, ilCydPomo1, whole genome shotgun sequence includes the following:
- the LOC133529784 gene encoding uncharacterized protein LOC133529784 encodes MKVLCIVLIVAVVGCFAAPGSGEDKVELFSGVAIEKDASGEEKLNVKFEPGELKEAARTFEEARGKIKKYTPLLAGIGVKVIAVVGLLFGGLTLLVTKALVVAKLAFLAVAALGIQKLWSGGSLNNISGKLTGFQSASPQWNSPTAPASSYPYARSSSIAQDANDLAYKAQIPS; translated from the exons atgaaagtgtTGTGCATCGTCCTGATTGTTGCTGTGGTCGGGTGCTTTGCTGCGCCTGGGTCTGGAGAAGACAAGGTTGAACTGTTCTCGGGCGTTGCAATTGAAAA GGATGCGTCTGGAGAAGAAaaattaaacgtcaaatttgagCCTGGCGAGTTGAAGGAAGCGGCTAGGACTTTTGAAGAAG CTCGAGGCAAAATCAAGAAGTACACGCCCCTCCTCGCAGGCATCGGCGTGAAGGTGATCGCCGTAGTGGGTCTCCTCTTCGGCGGTCTCACGCTGCTGGTCACCAAGGCTCTGGTGGTAGCCAAGCTGGCTTTCTTGGCTGTGGCGGCGCTGGGCATCCAGAAACTTTGGAGCGGTGGCAGCTTGAACAATATTAGTGGAAAG CTCACTGGCTTCCAGTCCGCATCTCCGCAATGGAACTCCCCCACGGCACCCGCTTCATCCTACCCCTACGCCAGATCTTCCAGCATTGCTCAAGACGCCAACGACTTGGCCTACAAGGCACAGATACCCTCCTAA